One window of the Thermococcus sp. P6 genome contains the following:
- a CDS encoding NAD(P)H-hydrate dehydratase, with translation MRIEDVYIWDINARWLGVTPYQLMENAGAGVARTIEERFGKNLRIAVFSGTGNNGGDGFVAYDIISDGKTWKYSRTGNRGMTTGGTGDVLAGLVGSLLAFGNEPLRAASVGAFLNGLSGDMVKGGLGENFTALEVARRVPRAVKWVLEF, from the coding sequence CAACGCCAGGTGGCTCGGCGTAACCCCCTACCAGCTCATGGAGAACGCCGGGGCGGGCGTTGCGAGAACCATCGAGGAACGCTTTGGGAAGAACCTCAGGATAGCGGTTTTCTCGGGGACGGGGAACAACGGCGGGGACGGTTTCGTAGCCTACGACATCATAAGCGACGGGAAAACTTGGAAGTACAGCAGAACGGGCAACCGGGGGATGACCACCGGTGGAACGGGAGACGTTCTGGCGGGACTCGTTGGCTCTCTTTTAGCGTTCGGTAACGAACCGCTCAGAGCAGCCTCGGTCGGTGCTTTCCTCAATGGTCTTTCTGGGGACATGGTGAAGGGGGGGCTCGGGGAGAACTTCACCGCCCTGGAGGTCGCGAGGAGGGTTCCAAGGGCTGTTAAGTGGGTACTGGAGTTCTGA